The proteins below come from a single Chryseobacterium nepalense genomic window:
- a CDS encoding MFS transporter — protein MKTTQITTAGRIKAIVGGSIGNLVEWYDWYAYAAFAIYFSNSFFPDSDMTAQLLNTAGIFAVGFLMRPVGGWLFGSIADRIGRKKAMTFSVLLMSFGSLLIAVTPTYDAIGVLAPLLLLTARLLQGLSVGGEYGVSATYLSEMATSDRRGFYSSFQYVTLIGGQLIALGIQLILQKILLTESQLENWGWRIPFVIGALLSVIALYLRANLHETEAFESKKKIEENKKGTIKELLKHPKALLTVVGLTLGGTLAFYTYTTYMQKFLVNTVHLTKEDSTLISFVSLFIFACLQPLFGALSDRIGRRPLLLGFGILGTVFTYPLLDALSTTTSMWGAFFLIMAALIIVSGYTSINAVVKAELFPSEVRALGVGLPYALTVAVFGGTAEYLALWFKQQHVEHYFYWYITGCIFFSLIVYSRMGDTKKTSSLDKD, from the coding sequence ATGAAAACTACTCAAATCACTACCGCTGGGAGAATAAAAGCTATTGTAGGCGGATCCATCGGAAATCTTGTTGAATGGTACGACTGGTATGCGTACGCCGCATTTGCCATTTACTTCTCAAACTCTTTCTTCCCCGATTCTGATATGACGGCACAACTGCTGAACACAGCGGGAATTTTTGCCGTTGGCTTTCTTATGCGCCCTGTTGGTGGTTGGCTTTTCGGAAGTATTGCAGATCGGATCGGACGGAAAAAAGCCATGACGTTTTCAGTATTGCTCATGTCTTTCGGATCGTTGCTGATTGCAGTAACACCAACGTATGATGCAATAGGAGTTTTGGCTCCGTTACTTTTATTAACAGCACGTCTTCTGCAAGGTCTCAGTGTGGGAGGAGAATATGGTGTATCTGCAACTTACCTCAGTGAAATGGCAACTTCCGACAGACGCGGATTTTATTCCAGTTTTCAGTATGTGACTTTGATTGGCGGACAGCTCATCGCACTCGGAATTCAACTGATTTTACAAAAAATATTACTTACGGAAAGCCAGCTTGAAAACTGGGGCTGGAGAATTCCTTTCGTCATCGGGGCATTGCTTTCCGTAATTGCGTTGTACCTGAGAGCAAATCTCCACGAAACGGAAGCTTTTGAAAGTAAAAAAAAGATAGAGGAAAATAAAAAAGGGACTATAAAAGAATTACTGAAACATCCTAAAGCACTACTGACAGTAGTAGGTCTCACTTTAGGCGGAACGCTTGCATTCTATACCTATACTACTTACATGCAGAAATTTCTGGTAAATACTGTTCATCTTACAAAAGAAGATTCTACATTGATCTCTTTTGTTTCGCTCTTTATTTTTGCCTGTCTGCAGCCTCTTTTTGGAGCCCTCTCGGATAGAATAGGAAGAAGACCTTTGCTGCTGGGCTTCGGGATCTTGGGAACAGTATTCACTTATCCCCTGCTGGACGCTTTAAGTACGACCACTTCCATGTGGGGTGCTTTCTTTCTGATCATGGCTGCACTAATTATTGTAAGTGGTTATACATCTATCAATGCAGTCGTAAAGGCTGAGCTTTTCCCGTCTGAAGTAAGAGCTTTGGGAGTCGGGCTTCCATATGCATTGACGGTAGCGGTTTTCGGAGGAACGGCAGAATATCTGGCATTATGGTTTAAACAGCAGCATGTAGAGCATTATTTTTATTGGTATATTACCGGCTGTATTTTCTTTTCACTGATCGTTTACTCAAGAATGGGAGACACGAAGAAAACATCTTCTCTTGATAAAGATTAA
- a CDS encoding T9SS type A sorting domain-containing protein, protein MKKVLLTLSMALASLIGAQTFSTGTVSLPTTGMTVRIVTNPTTVTLVLTGDSNSMLAIGFGTSGMASGADGFIYNSSANRDYTFSGIGVTPSADSSQDWTVTSDTVSGSTRTVIATRSLAGGAGDFALSNTNSNIDIFYARRAGALGLAYHGSLRDYATLTRASALATGEVVAEKQKIMLYPNPAKETVSFKNADKIKSADIFDSAGRKIRTVKVDGKEINISDLKSGNYYLEITLKDGSTTFEQLIKE, encoded by the coding sequence ATGAAAAAAGTTTTACTTACTTTATCAATGGCTCTGGCATCTTTGATCGGAGCACAGACTTTTTCGACAGGAACAGTAAGTCTGCCGACGACAGGTATGACAGTAAGAATCGTTACCAATCCTACTACAGTGACTCTGGTACTCACAGGAGACAGCAATTCTATGCTGGCCATAGGTTTTGGAACAAGTGGAATGGCCTCCGGAGCAGACGGATTTATTTATAATTCTTCTGCAAACAGGGATTACACATTTAGTGGAATAGGTGTAACTCCTTCTGCTGACTCTTCCCAGGATTGGACTGTAACATCGGACACGGTTTCCGGAAGTACAAGAACGGTTATAGCCACCAGAAGCTTAGCAGGAGGTGCAGGAGATTTCGCATTGTCCAACACCAATTCAAATATTGATATTTTCTATGCAAGAAGAGCTGGTGCGTTAGGCCTTGCTTATCATGGTTCTTTAAGAGACTATGCTACTCTTACCAGAGCTTCAGCGCTGGCAACCGGAGAAGTTGTAGCGGAAAAACAGAAGATAATGCTGTATCCTAATCCTGCAAAAGAAACGGTAAGCTTCAAAAATGCTGATAAGATCAAATCGGCAGACATCTTTGATTCTGCAGGAAGAAAAATCAGAACCGTGAAAGTGGATGGGAAAGAAATCAATATTTCAGATCTGAAATCCGGAAATTATTATCTGGAAATCACTTTAAAAGACGGATCAACTACTTTTGAACAGCTTATTAAAGAATAA
- a CDS encoding ankyrin repeat domain-containing protein — MKKIIIILSIFLGLTLTFAQDNAKSIFDVARTGTVEEVKELMKKDPDVINQTNENGFSPLILACYRGNVEVAKFLIDHVKDVNYKSREGTALAGLAFRYNKELVEYILKKNANPNIADATGITPLFWAVKSGNKELTELLLKYKADKTLKDSQGMTPFEYALQTNNKEIINLLKN, encoded by the coding sequence ATGAAAAAGATCATTATAATATTAAGTATATTCCTGGGACTTACTTTGACATTTGCCCAGGACAACGCAAAATCAATTTTTGATGTCGCCCGTACCGGAACTGTTGAGGAAGTAAAAGAACTGATGAAAAAGGACCCGGATGTCATTAACCAAACCAATGAAAACGGATTCTCACCACTCATTCTTGCATGCTATAGAGGAAATGTTGAGGTGGCCAAATTTCTGATTGATCATGTAAAAGATGTAAATTATAAAAGTAGGGAAGGTACCGCTCTCGCCGGACTCGCCTTTAGATACAATAAAGAATTGGTAGAATATATTCTGAAGAAAAATGCGAATCCTAATATTGCTGACGCCACAGGAATAACTCCGTTATTTTGGGCAGTAAAGTCCGGTAATAAAGAATTAACTGAATTGTTACTAAAGTACAAGGCTGATAAAACCTTAAAAGATTCACAGGGAATGACTCCTTTCGAGTATGCCTTGCAGACCAATAATAAAGAAATCATTAATCTCTTAAAAAATTAA
- a CDS encoding YceI family protein: protein MKKLIIFIMLMITGNLFFAQKYMSKTGKVTFEASVPLFEDVFAQDDNNIVVLNADNGDVASVSVVKNFHFKTKLMEEHFNESYAETAKFPKTTFTGKIVNFDKSKVTASPQKFTVQGTLNFHGVAKAYTSTATIYAKDGKIFMSGGFTVKAADHKVTIPKMVMKKVAETVNVEYNYILVKQ, encoded by the coding sequence ATGAAAAAGCTGATTATTTTCATCATGTTAATGATAACGGGCAACTTGTTTTTTGCCCAAAAATATATGTCTAAAACAGGAAAGGTTACCTTTGAAGCCTCAGTTCCTCTTTTTGAAGATGTATTTGCACAGGACGACAATAATATTGTTGTTCTCAACGCCGATAACGGAGATGTTGCCTCTGTTTCAGTGGTTAAAAACTTTCATTTTAAAACCAAACTCATGGAAGAGCATTTTAATGAAAGCTATGCAGAAACGGCTAAATTTCCAAAAACTACATTTACCGGTAAAATTGTGAATTTTGATAAGTCGAAAGTTACGGCTTCACCTCAGAAATTTACGGTTCAGGGAACTCTTAATTTCCACGGAGTGGCAAAGGCTTACACCTCAACTGCAACAATATATGCCAAAGACGGAAAAATTTTTATGTCAGGAGGATTTACGGTAAAAGCTGCTGATCATAAAGTGACAATCCCTAAAATGGTAATGAAAAAAGTAGCGGAAACAGTGAATGTTGAATATAATTATATTTTGGTTAAACAATGA
- a CDS encoding DUF5777 family beta-barrel protein encodes MTKTLLFLSVLISGFTFAQEDLLKDIDTIQTKNTDTSQPAFKALQIVTGQSTKLPAKKEWYIVVAHRFGDVSKGFKDFFGLDDASTKLGVIYGATDWLSLNLSRETNQKTFEGGAKYRLVKQNDNFPVDIVGYNVLAVNTDLSTDNYPHLKFADRLSYLTQALISRRFNDDFSLQLTPSYVHKNLYEPTIEDKDQFLAGIGGRYKISKRISINAEYFVNFDNHSFYKNPLSVGMDIETGGHVFQLLFTNSQINSDIGYLTNATGKWEKGQIFFGFNLYRVF; translated from the coding sequence ATGACAAAAACCTTACTATTTTTGTCGGTATTGATCTCAGGTTTCACCTTTGCACAGGAGGATCTGCTGAAAGATATTGACACCATTCAAACAAAAAATACCGATACTTCCCAGCCTGCTTTTAAGGCATTGCAGATTGTAACCGGACAATCTACTAAATTACCCGCAAAAAAAGAGTGGTACATTGTTGTGGCACACCGTTTTGGTGATGTAAGCAAAGGCTTCAAAGATTTTTTCGGACTGGATGATGCCTCAACCAAACTTGGGGTTATTTATGGAGCTACAGACTGGCTATCATTAAATTTATCAAGAGAAACCAATCAGAAAACTTTTGAGGGCGGCGCAAAATACAGATTGGTGAAACAAAATGATAATTTCCCGGTGGATATTGTAGGGTACAATGTATTGGCCGTAAATACAGATCTGAGCACGGATAATTATCCACATCTGAAGTTTGCAGACAGACTTTCTTATCTTACTCAGGCTTTGATTTCCAGAAGATTTAATGATGATTTTTCACTGCAGCTAACTCCTTCTTATGTTCATAAAAATCTTTACGAACCGACAATTGAAGATAAAGATCAGTTTCTGGCGGGTATCGGGGGAAGATACAAGATTTCAAAAAGAATATCGATTAATGCAGAATATTTCGTGAATTTTGATAACCACAGTTTTTATAAAAATCCTCTGTCTGTAGGGATGGATATTGAAACGGGAGGCCACGTTTTTCAACTGTTGTTTACCAATTCGCAAATCAATTCAGATATTGGGTATCTCACCAATGCTACGGGAAAGTGGGAAAAAGGACAGATTTTCTTCGGATTTAATCTTTATAGAGTTTTTTAA
- a CDS encoding Crp/Fnr family transcriptional regulator yields MVNNQFVRNKFGFLGEQFLGELNKNAVVTEVKAKTEIIREGQKNKFVPFLIKGSVRVFTLNDGRELIYYYIRTNDSCLMTFSSIFTDYISRVYAVAEEDSEIMLVPVSIIHDWLIAYPEINRVFYHEYDKRFSDVMSMVNYAVFHRLDKRVLNYIRQQISITGCNPIKLTHREIASNLGTSREVVSRVLKKIENEGDISQTKEGIKLPLNENVIQG; encoded by the coding sequence ATGGTAAATAATCAGTTTGTTCGTAATAAATTTGGTTTTTTAGGCGAACAATTTTTAGGTGAACTTAATAAAAATGCAGTCGTCACAGAAGTAAAGGCAAAGACTGAAATTATTCGTGAAGGTCAGAAAAACAAATTTGTACCCTTTCTCATTAAAGGGTCTGTAAGGGTTTTTACATTAAATGACGGCCGTGAACTTATCTATTATTACATCAGAACTAATGATAGCTGTCTGATGACTTTTTCATCTATTTTTACAGACTATATCAGCAGGGTATATGCCGTAGCAGAAGAAGATTCTGAAATTATGCTTGTTCCGGTATCAATAATCCACGATTGGCTGATTGCATATCCGGAAATCAATCGTGTTTTTTACCATGAATATGACAAAAGATTTTCAGACGTCATGAGTATGGTAAACTATGCCGTTTTTCACAGACTTGATAAAAGAGTATTAAATTATATCCGGCAGCAGATTTCAATCACCGGCTGCAATCCTATAAAGCTTACCCATCGCGAAATAGCAAGCAATCTGGGGACTTCCAGAGAAGTAGTAAGCCGTGTTTTGAAAAAAATTGAGAATGAAGGCGACATTTCGCAAACCAAAGAAGGCATAAAATTGCCTCTTAATGAAAATGTTATACAAGGCTAA
- a CDS encoding DUF3467 domain-containing protein — protein MDNNQNPQDGNINIELNEMVAAGIYANLALVNHSPSEFVVDFIQLMPGVQQAKVRSRVILAPLHAKRVLSALQQNIANYEQQFGEIKEVEPFVLGGNNVNA, from the coding sequence ATGGACAACAATCAAAACCCACAAGACGGAAACATCAACATCGAATTAAACGAAATGGTAGCGGCTGGTATCTATGCTAATTTAGCTTTGGTAAACCACTCTCCATCTGAGTTTGTAGTAGATTTCATCCAGTTAATGCCGGGTGTACAGCAAGCGAAAGTAAGATCAAGAGTTATCCTTGCTCCACTTCACGCAAAAAGAGTACTTTCTGCTCTTCAACAGAATATTGCTAACTATGAGCAACAATTCGGAGAAATCAAAGAAGTTGAACCTTTCGTATTAGGAGGAAACAACGTAAACGCTTAA
- the rpoC gene encoding DNA-directed RNA polymerase subunit beta' encodes MSNKNKSSRFNKITIGLASPESILQESRGEVLKPETINYRTHKPERDGLFCEKIFGPVKDYECACGKYKRIRYKGIVCDRCGVEVTEKKVRRERIGHINLVVPIAHIWYFRSLPNKIGYLLGIPSKKLDMIIYYERYVVIQQGIAKKLDGSDFENMEFLTEEEYLDIMETLPIENQYLDDSDPNKFIAKMGAEAVEELLKRIDLDALSFDLRHKAHNEGSKQRRTEALKRLNVVEALRGANTRMINKPEWMIMRVLPVIPPELRPLVPLDGGRFATSDLNDLYRRVIIRNNRLKRLLEIKAPEVILRNEKRMLQESVDSLFDNTRKSSAVKSESNRPLKSLSDSLKGKQGRFRQNLLGKRVDYSARSVIVVGPNLQLHECGIPKDMAAELYKPFIIRKLIERGIVKTVKSAKRIIDRKEPVVYDILENVMKGHPVLLNRAPTLHRLGIQAFQPKMIEGKAIQLHPLVTTAFNADFDGDQMAVHLPLGPEAILEAQLLMLGSQNILNPANGSPITVPSQDMVLGLYFMTKELSSTEDMKVKGEGLAFYSPEEAEIAYAEGRVSLNAKVRCRLPVKEDGEIVTRLIETSVGRILFNQIVPKQVGYINELLTKKSLRNVIGKILADTDFPTTVKFLDAMKDLGYSNAFKGGLSFSLGDIVVPVEKKQMIAQSIETVDEIRANYNMGLITDTERYNQVIDVWTNTNAGLTEMIMSRMKVDQGGFNSVYMMLDSGARGSKEQIRQLSGMRGLMAKPQKAGSTGAEIIENPILANFKEGLSILEYFISTHGARKGLADTALKTADAGYLTRRLVDVAQDVIVTEEDCGTLRGTEVTALKKNDEIVEKISERILGRVSLHNIYDPESDELIAEADQVISEALAKRIEEAGLEAVEVRSPLTCEAKKGICAKCYGRNLATGKMIHMGEAVGVIAAQSIGEPGTQLTLRTFHQGGTAGNVSENPSIVARRDGIVEMDEVRTITSEDENGNTAEVVVSRSTEFRLVADNESRTPLMVANVPYGSILAVKPGDKVKKGDVICRWDPYNAVIIAETAGKVEYEDIIQGVSFQLEIDEQTGFEEKVISESRNKKAVPTLKVVDSKGVEQKAYNLPVGAHLMVNDGEKIKAGKVLIKIPRKSAKAGDITGGLPRVTELFEARNPSNPAVVTEIDGVVSYGKIKRGNRELIVEAKTGERKIYLVKLSNQILVQENDFVRAGSPLSDGSITPDDILRIKGPTAVQEYLVNEIQEVYRLQGVKIDDKHFEIIVRQMMTKVSIVDGGDTQFLEGALEHKYDFLEENNRVFGLKVVVEAGDSKVFKPGQMITARELRDENSKLKREDQALVEVREALPATATPVLQGITRAALQTKSFMSAASFQETTKVLNEAAVAGKVDDLHGLKENVIVGHRIPAGTGLKEYQNVIVGSKKEFEDLN; translated from the coding sequence ATGTCAAATAAAAATAAATCAAGTAGATTTAATAAAATAACCATCGGTTTAGCTTCACCGGAATCGATTCTTCAGGAATCGAGAGGGGAGGTTCTTAAGCCGGAAACCATTAACTACAGAACGCATAAGCCTGAAAGAGATGGTTTGTTCTGTGAAAAAATCTTCGGTCCCGTAAAAGATTACGAATGTGCTTGTGGTAAATACAAGAGAATTCGTTACAAAGGGATCGTTTGTGACCGTTGTGGAGTAGAGGTTACGGAGAAAAAAGTACGTAGAGAGAGAATCGGACATATCAATTTGGTAGTTCCAATTGCTCACATCTGGTATTTCCGTTCTTTACCGAACAAAATCGGTTACCTTTTAGGAATTCCTTCCAAGAAATTGGATATGATCATCTACTACGAAAGATATGTAGTGATTCAGCAGGGGATTGCTAAAAAATTAGACGGTTCCGATTTCGAGAATATGGAATTCTTAACGGAAGAAGAGTACTTGGATATCATGGAAACTCTTCCAATTGAGAACCAGTATCTTGATGATTCCGATCCAAACAAATTCATCGCTAAAATGGGTGCTGAAGCTGTTGAGGAGTTATTAAAAAGAATCGATCTTGATGCATTGTCTTTCGATTTAAGACATAAAGCTCACAATGAAGGTTCAAAACAAAGAAGAACTGAGGCTTTAAAAAGATTGAACGTTGTAGAAGCATTAAGAGGTGCTAATACAAGAATGATCAACAAGCCTGAGTGGATGATTATGCGTGTGCTTCCAGTAATCCCGCCGGAATTAAGACCATTGGTTCCGTTGGATGGTGGACGTTTCGCAACTTCCGATTTGAATGACCTTTACAGAAGAGTTATTATCAGAAACAACCGTTTGAAGAGATTATTGGAGATCAAAGCTCCTGAAGTAATCTTGAGAAACGAGAAGCGTATGCTTCAGGAATCAGTAGATTCATTATTCGATAATACAAGAAAATCTTCAGCTGTAAAATCTGAATCTAACAGACCATTGAAATCACTTTCAGATTCATTGAAAGGTAAGCAGGGTCGTTTCCGTCAGAACTTATTAGGGAAAAGGGTAGATTACTCTGCACGTTCGGTAATTGTCGTAGGTCCAAACTTACAGCTTCACGAATGTGGTATTCCTAAAGATATGGCTGCTGAACTTTACAAACCGTTCATTATCAGAAAACTGATTGAAAGAGGAATTGTAAAGACCGTAAAATCTGCAAAGAGAATCATCGACAGAAAAGAACCTGTAGTATATGATATCCTTGAAAACGTGATGAAAGGTCACCCGGTACTATTGAACAGGGCACCTACGCTTCACAGACTGGGTATTCAGGCATTCCAGCCTAAGATGATCGAAGGTAAGGCAATTCAGCTTCACCCATTGGTAACGACAGCATTCAATGCGGATTTCGATGGTGACCAGATGGCGGTACACTTACCGTTAGGTCCGGAAGCAATCCTTGAAGCTCAGTTATTGATGTTAGGTTCTCAGAACATCCTGAACCCGGCAAACGGTTCTCCAATTACGGTACCTTCTCAGGACATGGTTCTTGGTCTTTATTTCATGACCAAAGAATTGAGCTCTACAGAAGATATGAAAGTAAAAGGTGAGGGTCTTGCATTCTATTCTCCTGAGGAAGCGGAAATCGCTTACGCTGAAGGAAGAGTATCTTTAAATGCTAAAGTAAGATGTAGACTTCCGGTTAAAGAAGACGGTGAAATCGTTACAAGACTGATCGAAACTTCTGTAGGTAGAATTTTGTTTAACCAGATTGTACCGAAGCAGGTAGGATATATTAATGAGCTTTTAACGAAGAAATCATTAAGAAACGTTATCGGTAAGATCCTTGCTGATACGGATTTCCCTACCACTGTGAAGTTCCTTGATGCGATGAAAGACTTAGGATATTCAAACGCATTCAAAGGAGGTCTTTCTTTCTCATTAGGTGATATCGTAGTTCCTGTTGAGAAAAAGCAGATGATTGCACAATCAATCGAAACTGTAGACGAAATTAGAGCTAATTATAACATGGGTCTAATTACCGATACAGAACGTTATAACCAGGTAATCGACGTTTGGACAAACACCAACGCAGGATTAACGGAGATGATCATGAGCAGAATGAAAGTTGATCAGGGTGGTTTCAACTCTGTATACATGATGCTTGACTCCGGGGCGAGGGGTTCTAAGGAACAGATCCGTCAGTTATCAGGGATGAGAGGTTTGATGGCAAAACCGCAGAAAGCCGGTTCTACCGGAGCGGAGATCATTGAAAACCCGATTCTTGCAAACTTTAAAGAAGGTCTTTCCATCCTAGAATACTTTATCTCTACCCACGGTGCCCGTAAAGGTCTTGCGGATACCGCTCTTAAGACGGCCGATGCCGGTTACTTAACGAGAAGATTGGTAGACGTTGCACAGGACGTTATCGTTACAGAAGAAGACTGTGGAACGTTAAGAGGAACAGAAGTTACTGCACTTAAGAAAAATGACGAGATCGTTGAAAAAATCTCCGAAAGAATCTTAGGTAGAGTTTCTTTACATAATATTTACGATCCTGAAAGTGATGAACTAATCGCTGAAGCTGACCAGGTAATCTCTGAAGCATTAGCTAAGAGAATCGAGGAAGCAGGATTAGAAGCTGTTGAAGTTCGTTCACCATTAACTTGTGAAGCTAAGAAAGGTATCTGTGCGAAATGTTACGGTAGAAACTTAGCAACAGGTAAAATGATTCACATGGGTGAAGCGGTAGGTGTAATTGCAGCACAATCCATCGGGGAACCGGGAACTCAGCTTACGTTGAGAACATTCCACCAAGGGGGTACTGCAGGAAACGTATCAGAAAACCCATCAATCGTTGCAAGAAGAGACGGTATCGTTGAAATGGATGAAGTAAGAACCATTACTTCTGAAGATGAAAACGGTAATACTGCTGAAGTGGTTGTTTCCCGTTCAACGGAATTCAGATTGGTTGCTGATAATGAGTCAAGAACACCATTAATGGTAGCCAACGTACCTTATGGTTCCATATTAGCAGTAAAACCTGGTGATAAAGTGAAAAAAGGAGATGTAATCTGTAGATGGGATCCGTATAACGCCGTTATTATTGCTGAAACAGCAGGTAAGGTAGAGTACGAAGATATCATCCAGGGGGTTTCATTCCAATTGGAAATTGACGAACAGACAGGATTTGAAGAGAAAGTAATTTCTGAATCCAGAAATAAGAAAGCCGTACCAACATTAAAAGTGGTAGATTCTAAAGGAGTTGAGCAGAAAGCATACAACTTACCGGTAGGAGCCCACTTAATGGTAAACGATGGTGAAAAAATTAAGGCTGGTAAAGTCTTAATTAAAATCCCTAGAAAATCTGCAAAAGCAGGGGATATCACCGGAGGTCTTCCGAGAGTTACCGAATTATTCGAAGCAAGAAACCCTTCAAACCCAGCGGTGGTTACAGAAATCGACGGGGTAGTTTCTTACGGAAAAATCAAGAGAGGTAACCGTGAATTGATCGTTGAAGCTAAAACTGGGGAGAGAAAAATTTATTTGGTTAAATTATCCAACCAGATCCTTGTACAGGAGAATGACTTCGTAAGAGCTGGTTCGCCACTTTCTGACGGATCTATCACACCGGACGATATCTTGAGAATCAAAGGCCCAACAGCTGTTCAGGAATATTTGGTAAATGAAATTCAGGAAGTTTACCGTTTACAAGGGGTAAAAATTGACGACAAGCACTTCGAAATCATCGTAAGACAGATGATGACGAAAGTATCTATCGTTGACGGAGGTGATACTCAGTTCCTTGAAGGTGCTCTTGAACATAAATATGATTTCTTGGAAGAAAACAACAGAGTATTCGGTCTTAAAGTTGTAGTAGAGGCGGGAGATTCTAAAGTATTCAAACCGGGTCAGATGATTACGGCAAGAGAATTAAGAGACGAAAACTCTAAGTTAAAGCGTGAAGATCAGGCTTTAGTGGAAGTAAGAGAAGCTTTACCAGCTACGGCAACGCCAGTATTGCAGGGTATTACAAGAGCAGCTCTTCAGACTAAATCATTCATGTCTGCCGCATCGTTCCAGGAAACAACGAAAGTTCTTAATGAAGCAGCAGTTGCAGGTAAGGTTGATGATCTGCACGGTCTTAAAGAAAATGTAATTGTAGGACACAGAATTCCTGCAGGTACAGGTCTTAAAGAATACCAGAATGTAATCGTTGGTTCTAAGAAAGAATTCGAAGATCTTAACTAA